The Azospirillum brasilense genome has a window encoding:
- the polA gene encoding DNA polymerase I: MSDEKTTDTLQTATEAPAPAGDGSGLYLVDGSGFIFRAFHALPMLNRPDGTPVNAVLGFSNMLLKLLADLKASAVAVVFDSKRLNFRNEFYPEYKAHRPEPPEELKPQFALIREATEAFCLPCLELEGYEADDLIATYARLANEAGREVTIVSSDKDMMQLVRPGVRMLDPLKNKPIGPDEVFEKFGVAPDRVVDVQALAGDSVDNVPGVPGIGVKTAAQLITEYGDLESLLARAGEIKQPARRQKLIDFAEQARISRRLVLLDDHAPPPKPLEELRVREPDHQKLIDFLRAQGFRTIVSRVEAEMRKDGTIADGAVPSATPSAGPAKTAAPSPALAAEAGAPRSRPAPPTDVEQRYELVQDLNALAVWLERARTTGVLAVDTETNSLTPATATLVGISLATEPGLACYIPLAHQAPNAAASGELSFETPEAPKQIPAEDALKALQVVLEDPAILKIGHNFKFDHQLFARHGVRVSPIDDSMLISYVLEGGAHGHGMDELAELHLAHTTIPYKEVCGTGKNQITFDRVPLDKALAYAAEDADITLRLWRVLKPRLVDERMVTVYETLERPLVPVIADMESCGIRVDRAALARLSQDLAVRMAEIEKEVHQHAGRSFNIGSPKQLGEILFDEMKLGTGKKGKTGAYSTDSSVLEELAEQGHVIAQRVLDWRQLAKLKNTYTDALQAQIVEGSERVHTAFAMAATNTGRLSSTDPNLQNIPVRTEEGRKIRRAFVAAPGHKLISIDYSQIELRLVAEMADIAALKQAFQDGIDIHAATASQVFGVPLDQMTSEIRRKAKAINFGIIYGISGFGLGRQLGIAPGEANAFIKAYFERFHELKVWMEATKAFARQNGHVVTLFGRRCYIPGIHDKNAARRAFAERQAINAPIQGTAADIMKRAMARVPGALKEAGFDEVRMLLQVHDELLFEAPEDQAERASALVRAVMEGAATLGVPLVAEAGIGGNWDEAH, from the coding sequence ATGTCCGACGAAAAGACCACCGACACGCTCCAGACCGCCACCGAAGCCCCCGCACCCGCCGGGGACGGCAGCGGCCTGTATCTGGTGGACGGGTCGGGCTTCATCTTCCGGGCCTTCCACGCCCTGCCGATGCTGAACCGTCCGGACGGCACGCCGGTGAACGCGGTGCTGGGCTTCTCCAACATGCTGCTGAAGCTGCTGGCCGACCTGAAGGCGTCCGCCGTGGCGGTGGTCTTCGATTCCAAGCGGCTGAACTTCCGCAACGAGTTCTATCCCGAATACAAGGCCCACCGCCCCGAGCCGCCGGAGGAGTTGAAGCCCCAGTTCGCCCTGATCCGTGAGGCGACGGAGGCCTTCTGCCTGCCCTGCCTGGAGCTGGAGGGCTATGAGGCCGACGACCTGATCGCCACCTACGCGCGGCTGGCCAACGAGGCCGGGCGCGAGGTCACCATCGTGTCGTCCGACAAGGACATGATGCAGCTCGTCCGCCCCGGCGTGCGCATGCTCGACCCGCTGAAGAACAAGCCCATCGGCCCCGACGAGGTGTTCGAGAAGTTCGGCGTTGCCCCCGACCGGGTGGTGGACGTGCAGGCGCTGGCCGGCGACAGCGTGGACAACGTGCCGGGCGTGCCAGGCATCGGCGTGAAGACCGCCGCCCAGCTCATCACCGAGTACGGCGACCTGGAATCGCTGCTAGCCCGCGCCGGCGAGATCAAGCAGCCGGCCCGCCGCCAGAAGCTGATCGACTTCGCGGAGCAGGCGCGGATCTCCCGCCGCCTCGTCCTGCTGGACGATCACGCCCCGCCGCCGAAGCCGCTGGAGGAGCTGCGCGTCCGCGAGCCCGACCACCAGAAGCTGATCGACTTCCTGCGCGCCCAGGGCTTCCGCACCATCGTCAGCCGCGTCGAGGCGGAGATGCGCAAGGACGGCACCATCGCCGACGGCGCGGTCCCCTCCGCCACGCCGTCCGCCGGCCCGGCCAAGACCGCCGCCCCCTCCCCTGCCCTGGCGGCGGAGGCCGGCGCCCCGCGCAGCCGCCCCGCTCCGCCCACCGACGTCGAGCAGCGCTACGAGCTGGTGCAGGACCTCAACGCCCTGGCCGTCTGGCTCGAGCGCGCCCGTACCACCGGCGTCCTGGCCGTGGACACCGAGACCAACTCGCTGACCCCCGCCACGGCGACGCTGGTCGGCATCTCGTTGGCGACCGAGCCGGGGCTGGCCTGCTACATCCCCCTGGCCCATCAGGCCCCCAACGCCGCGGCCAGCGGGGAGCTGTCCTTCGAGACGCCGGAAGCGCCGAAGCAGATCCCGGCGGAGGACGCGCTGAAAGCGCTTCAGGTGGTTCTGGAGGACCCGGCGATCCTGAAGATCGGCCACAATTTCAAGTTCGACCACCAGCTCTTCGCCCGCCACGGCGTGCGCGTATCGCCGATCGACGACAGCATGCTGATCTCCTACGTGCTGGAGGGCGGCGCCCACGGCCACGGCATGGACGAGTTGGCGGAGTTGCACCTCGCCCACACGACCATCCCTTACAAGGAGGTCTGCGGCACCGGGAAGAACCAGATCACCTTCGACCGCGTGCCGCTGGACAAGGCGCTGGCCTACGCCGCGGAGGACGCCGACATCACGCTGCGCCTGTGGCGGGTGCTGAAGCCGCGGCTGGTCGACGAGCGGATGGTCACCGTCTACGAGACGCTGGAACGCCCGCTGGTCCCGGTGATCGCCGACATGGAATCCTGCGGCATCCGCGTGGACCGGGCGGCGCTGGCCCGCCTGTCCCAGGACCTCGCCGTCCGCATGGCGGAGATCGAGAAGGAGGTCCACCAGCACGCCGGGCGCAGCTTCAACATCGGCTCGCCCAAGCAGCTCGGCGAAATCCTGTTCGACGAAATGAAGCTGGGGACCGGCAAGAAGGGCAAGACCGGCGCCTACTCCACCGATTCCAGCGTGCTGGAGGAGCTGGCGGAGCAGGGCCACGTCATCGCCCAGCGCGTGCTCGACTGGCGCCAGCTCGCCAAGCTGAAGAATACCTACACCGACGCGCTCCAGGCCCAGATCGTCGAGGGGTCGGAGCGGGTGCACACCGCCTTCGCCATGGCGGCGACCAACACCGGCCGCCTCTCCTCGACCGACCCGAACCTGCAGAACATCCCGGTCCGCACCGAGGAGGGCCGCAAGATCCGCCGCGCCTTCGTCGCGGCGCCGGGGCACAAGCTGATCTCCATCGACTATTCGCAGATCGAGCTGCGGCTGGTCGCCGAGATGGCCGACATCGCCGCGCTGAAACAGGCCTTCCAGGACGGCATCGACATTCACGCCGCCACCGCCAGCCAGGTCTTCGGCGTGCCGCTGGACCAGATGACTTCGGAGATCCGGCGCAAGGCCAAGGCGATCAACTTCGGCATCATCTACGGCATTTCCGGCTTCGGGCTGGGCCGCCAGCTCGGCATCGCGCCGGGCGAGGCCAACGCCTTCATCAAGGCCTATTTCGAGCGCTTCCACGAGCTGAAGGTGTGGATGGAGGCGACCAAGGCCTTCGCCCGCCAGAACGGCCATGTGGTGACTCTGTTCGGGCGGCGCTGCTACATCCCCGGCATCCACGACAAGAACGCCGCCCGCCGCGCCTTCGCGGAACGGCAGGCGATCAACGCGCCGATCCAGGGCACCGCCGCCGACATCATGAAGCGCGCCATGGCCCGCGTGCCCGGCGCCCTGAAGGAAGCCGGCTTCGACGAAGTCCGCATGCTGCTCCAGGTTCACGACGAACTGCTGTTCGAGGCGCCGGAGGATCAGGCCGAGCGCGCCTCCGCACTGGTGCGCGCGGTGATGGAAGGCGCCGCCACGCTCGGCGTGCCGCTGGTGGCGGAGGCCGGCATCGGCGGCAATTGGGACGAGGCGCATTGA
- a CDS encoding alpha/beta fold hydrolase, which translates to MAKLIVGIGLLLSGCTAAYQPMGLPVTQPALTDSALIAADGFELPLRRWLPEGGAPQAVVLALHGYNDYSNAFDGAGRSLAARGIAVYAYDQRGFGATRNTGIWPGTDTLVADLKAAVSQIHARHPGLPVYLMGESMGGAVVLAAMTSATPPAVNGTILVAPAVWGRDAMGFFPRALLWLSYNTVPGMVVHPPKDLKIQASDNIEMLRALGRDPLVIKGSRVDALEGLTDLMGTALAACGHLKVPSLVLYGAHEEVLPKTPVNRAVEEFGSGGRHVVAVYPDGWHMLLRDLKGQVVVNDIAAWIENPKQPLASGADRNRSLLAAK; encoded by the coding sequence ATGGCGAAACTGATCGTCGGGATCGGCCTTCTGCTGTCCGGCTGCACCGCGGCCTATCAGCCGATGGGCTTGCCCGTTACCCAGCCGGCCCTGACCGACAGCGCCCTGATCGCCGCCGACGGCTTCGAATTGCCGCTGCGGCGCTGGCTGCCCGAGGGCGGGGCGCCGCAAGCGGTGGTTCTGGCCCTGCACGGCTACAACGACTACTCCAACGCCTTCGACGGGGCCGGGCGCAGCCTCGCCGCGCGGGGAATCGCCGTCTACGCCTACGACCAGCGCGGCTTCGGCGCCACGCGGAACACCGGCATCTGGCCGGGCACCGACACGCTGGTGGCCGATCTGAAGGCGGCGGTGTCCCAGATCCACGCCCGCCACCCCGGCCTGCCGGTCTATCTGATGGGCGAGAGCATGGGCGGTGCCGTGGTGCTGGCGGCGATGACCAGCGCGACTCCGCCCGCCGTGAACGGCACGATTTTGGTCGCCCCCGCCGTCTGGGGCCGCGACGCGATGGGCTTCTTCCCAAGGGCGCTGCTCTGGCTCAGCTACAACACGGTCCCTGGGATGGTGGTGCACCCGCCAAAGGATTTGAAGATCCAAGCGTCCGACAACATCGAAATGCTGCGCGCCCTGGGCCGCGACCCGTTGGTCATCAAGGGCTCCCGCGTCGATGCGCTGGAGGGACTGACCGACCTGATGGGCACGGCCCTGGCCGCCTGCGGGCATTTGAAGGTGCCGTCCCTGGTGCTCTACGGCGCCCACGAGGAGGTCCTGCCGAAGACGCCGGTCAACAGAGCGGTCGAGGAGTTCGGGTCCGGCGGACGGCATGTCGTGGCGGTGTATCCCGACGGCTGGCACATGCTGCTGCGCGACCTGAAGGGTCAGGTGGTGGTCAACGACATCGCCGCCTGGATCGAGAACCCCAAGCAGCCCCTGGCGAGCGGCGCCGACCGCAACCGCAGCCTCCTGGCCGCGAAATAG
- a CDS encoding zinc-finger domain-containing protein — translation MQPIETIEVETLTVGCDGGGGALGHPLVYLTLSAEGKVECPYCSRHFVLKEGAKTGTHGH, via the coding sequence ATGCAGCCAATTGAAACGATTGAAGTCGAGACCCTGACCGTCGGATGCGACGGTGGCGGCGGCGCGCTCGGCCACCCGCTGGTCTATCTGACGCTGAGCGCCGAGGGGAAGGTCGAATGCCCCTACTGCTCGCGTCACTTCGTCCTGAAGGAAGGCGCCAAGACGGGCACGCACGGGCACTGA
- a CDS encoding DUF2946 domain-containing protein yields the protein MPAGFRSIGRRLGRAAVMVGGVALLLQLLGWAFLVPVANATTGETVMICTPQGMASITLPDGPPPESLLPDGKPTLSMGEDCPVCGLVAGLTAPPPLLTVVLPVSVVAHSSIGLPGQHIAAGWFLSRLKARAPPALV from the coding sequence ATGCCGGCCGGATTTCGGAGCATCGGACGCAGGCTGGGCCGCGCCGCCGTGATGGTGGGCGGGGTCGCTTTGCTTCTGCAGCTTCTCGGCTGGGCCTTCCTGGTTCCGGTGGCCAACGCCACGACCGGCGAAACGGTCATGATCTGCACGCCGCAGGGCATGGCGTCCATCACCCTCCCCGACGGCCCTCCGCCTGAGTCGCTGCTTCCGGACGGCAAGCCCACGCTGTCCATGGGTGAGGACTGCCCGGTCTGCGGGCTGGTCGCCGGCCTCACCGCGCCGCCGCCGCTTCTGACCGTGGTGCTGCCGGTCTCCGTCGTCGCCCACAGTTCCATCGGGCTGCCCGGCCAGCACATCGCCGCCGGCTGGTTCCTGTCGCGGCTGAAGGCCCGAGCACCCCCGGCCCTAGTCTGA
- a CDS encoding putative bifunctional diguanylate cyclase/phosphodiesterase, which yields MSQETEEQYRSIFENAVEGIYQTTVDGRYLRVNPALARIYGYRSPADLIDNLTDIAGQLYVDPGKREAFARLMAERDVVQSFEARVFRNDGSIIWISENARCVRDPQGRIRYYEGTVQDITERKQHEEKIRLLATVFDSVADGILIVDPDLSVQAVNPAYEVMTDFQREELLHRPLVIFAPGSHERAFIEDIWRTARTEGRWQGEVTSFRHSGDAFAASLSVTAVRAPGGALEHYVLTLADISQRKYQEHQIRYQASFDRLTDLPNRWLVCERLEEAIVRAQRMRTKVAVAFLDLNRFKQVNDTLGHHAGDDLLKLVAKRLRNCTRVSDTVGRLGGDEFLIVAPDAMDRASGARLVEKVLYSMGEPFAVHNQELFCGASIGVAFFPDDGETADQLLRNADLAMYHAKRNPECKFVFYEAGMRERTGFTLGLESDLRRAAATGEEFELHFQPKVDMPHRGYHRVIGAEALIRWRHPVRGLVSPAEFIPLAEETGLIWEIGAWTLREACGRLAGWLAAGLDIASVSVNLSPRQFQDARLVNFVRDVVDRSGVPPERLELELTEGAMIGDIEKAVTILHGLKGIGIRLSIDDFGTGYSSLAYLKRFPINTLKIDRSFVRDIVQSATDPAIVNTIVNLADSLGFDTIAEGVETEEQADMLRRQRCTRIQGFLISRPLDVDAFERFLVENAG from the coding sequence ATGAGCCAAGAGACGGAAGAGCAATACAGAAGTATTTTCGAGAACGCGGTCGAAGGCATTTACCAGACCACGGTGGACGGGCGTTATCTGCGGGTCAACCCGGCGCTGGCCCGGATCTACGGCTACCGGTCGCCGGCCGACCTGATCGACAACCTGACGGACATCGCCGGCCAGCTCTACGTCGATCCCGGCAAGCGCGAGGCCTTCGCCCGCCTGATGGCCGAGCGCGACGTGGTGCAGAGCTTCGAGGCGCGGGTCTTCCGCAACGACGGCTCGATCATCTGGATCTCGGAGAACGCCCGCTGCGTGCGCGATCCGCAGGGCCGCATCCGCTATTACGAAGGCACCGTCCAGGACATCACGGAGCGCAAGCAGCACGAGGAGAAGATCCGCCTGCTCGCCACCGTCTTCGACAGCGTGGCCGACGGCATCCTGATCGTGGACCCCGACCTGTCGGTGCAGGCGGTCAACCCGGCCTACGAGGTGATGACCGACTTCCAGCGCGAGGAGCTTCTCCACCGCCCGCTGGTGATCTTCGCCCCCGGCTCGCACGAGCGCGCCTTCATCGAGGACATCTGGCGCACCGCCCGCACCGAAGGGCGCTGGCAGGGCGAGGTGACAAGCTTCCGCCATTCCGGCGACGCCTTCGCGGCCTCGCTGTCGGTCACGGCGGTGCGTGCGCCGGGCGGGGCGCTGGAGCATTACGTGCTGACGCTCGCCGACATCAGCCAGCGCAAGTACCAGGAACACCAGATCCGCTATCAGGCCAGCTTCGACCGGCTGACCGACCTGCCCAACCGCTGGCTGGTCTGCGAACGGCTGGAGGAGGCCATCGTGCGCGCCCAGCGCATGCGCACCAAGGTCGCCGTGGCCTTCCTCGACCTCAACCGTTTCAAGCAGGTCAACGACACGCTGGGCCACCACGCCGGCGACGACCTGCTGAAGCTGGTGGCCAAGCGGCTGCGCAACTGCACCCGCGTGTCCGACACGGTGGGCCGGCTGGGCGGCGACGAATTCCTGATCGTGGCGCCCGACGCGATGGACCGCGCCTCCGGCGCCCGGCTGGTCGAGAAGGTGCTCTATTCGATGGGCGAGCCCTTCGCCGTCCACAACCAGGAACTCTTCTGCGGCGCCTCGATCGGCGTCGCCTTCTTCCCCGACGACGGCGAGACGGCGGACCAGCTCCTGCGCAACGCCGACCTCGCCATGTACCACGCCAAGCGCAACCCGGAGTGCAAGTTCGTCTTCTACGAGGCGGGCATGCGGGAGCGCACAGGCTTCACGCTGGGGCTGGAAAGCGACCTGCGCCGCGCCGCCGCGACCGGCGAGGAGTTCGAGCTGCATTTCCAGCCCAAGGTGGACATGCCGCACCGCGGCTATCACCGGGTGATCGGGGCGGAGGCGCTGATCCGCTGGCGCCACCCGGTCCGCGGCCTCGTCAGCCCGGCGGAGTTCATCCCGCTGGCCGAGGAAACCGGCCTGATCTGGGAGATCGGCGCCTGGACCCTGAGGGAGGCCTGCGGCCGTCTGGCCGGCTGGCTGGCGGCGGGGCTGGACATCGCGTCGGTGTCGGTCAACCTGTCGCCGCGCCAGTTCCAGGACGCGCGCCTGGTGAATTTCGTCCGCGACGTGGTGGACCGCAGTGGCGTCCCGCCGGAACGGCTGGAGCTGGAGCTGACCGAGGGCGCCATGATCGGCGACATCGAGAAGGCGGTGACCATCCTGCACGGGCTGAAAGGGATCGGCATCCGCCTGTCCATCGACGATTTCGGGACCGGCTACTCCTCGCTGGCCTATCTGAAGCGGTTCCCGATCAACACGTTGAAGATCGACCGCAGCTTCGTCCGCGACATCGTGCAGTCGGCCACCGACCCGGCCATCGTCAACACCATCGTGAATCTGGCCGACAGCCTGGGCTTCGACACCATCGCCGAGGGGGTGGAGACGGAGGAGCAGGCGGACATGCTGCGCCGCCAGCGCTGCACGCGCATCCAGGGCTTCCTGATCAGCCGCCCGCTGGATGTGGACGCCTTCGAGCGCTTCCTGGTGGAGAACGCCGGGTAG
- a CDS encoding DUF6766 family protein: MRRFLRDNGLSVALFGLFLVSIVGQVLAGWRALAEELRLHTQPPVGFLDYLTTGHFLSATFENWESEFLQMSVYVLLTAILIQKGSSESKKPGKANPEDEAPERRRGDPDAPWPVHRGGLLLRLYSHSLSIALVTLFVMSFALHLAGSTRRSNEEAAWHHQPIRTMGETLADPEFWYESFQNWQSEFLSMGVLIVLGIYLRERGSPESKPVAAPNRETGD; this comes from the coding sequence ATGCGTCGCTTCCTGCGGGACAACGGGTTGTCGGTCGCCTTGTTCGGGCTGTTCCTCGTCTCGATCGTCGGACAGGTCTTGGCGGGATGGCGCGCCCTGGCGGAGGAGCTTCGCCTCCACACCCAGCCGCCCGTCGGCTTCCTCGACTATCTGACGACCGGCCATTTCCTGTCGGCGACCTTCGAGAACTGGGAGAGCGAGTTTCTCCAGATGTCGGTCTATGTGCTGCTGACCGCCATCCTGATCCAGAAGGGCTCGTCGGAATCCAAGAAGCCGGGGAAGGCCAACCCGGAGGATGAGGCGCCCGAGCGGCGGCGCGGCGACCCCGACGCGCCCTGGCCGGTGCACCGGGGCGGCCTGCTGCTGCGTCTCTACTCCCACTCGCTCAGCATCGCTCTGGTGACGCTGTTCGTGATGTCCTTCGCCCTTCATCTGGCGGGCAGCACGCGGCGCTCGAACGAAGAGGCGGCGTGGCACCATCAGCCCATCCGGACCATGGGCGAAACCCTCGCCGATCCGGAATTCTGGTACGAGAGCTTCCAGAACTGGCAAAGCGAATTTTTGTCCATGGGCGTTCTGATCGTGCTCGGCATCTACTTGCGCGAACGCGGCTCACCCGAATCCAAGCCGGTCGCCGCCCCGAACCGCGAAACCGGCGACTGA
- a CDS encoding ABC transporter ATP-binding protein has protein sequence MVAHAPLNAAALPAHAVPAYAVEVRGLTKTYQASGKTGPKQALKGIDLAIPRGAVFGLLGPNGAGKSTLINIMAGLVNKTGGTVSIWGTDIDAHPRQARASIGVVPQELNMDPFFTPREMLELQAGLYGVPKAERRTEELLEAVGLRDKADAYARSLSGGMKRRLMVAKAMVHTPPVLVLDEPTAGVDVELRIQLWEHVRKLNREGSTVLLTTHYLEEAQELCDSIAIINHGTVVACEPTATLLRRVDAKALTVLVDRDLDAVPAELSAFTAELAEPRRLVVRYQPSRQRVDGILAALAGAGLGVVDLSTEESDLEDIFLQLTGGAHARKEIAHDAA, from the coding sequence ATGGTTGCGCACGCCCCGCTGAACGCCGCCGCCCTGCCCGCCCACGCCGTCCCCGCCTACGCCGTGGAGGTGCGCGGCCTCACCAAGACCTACCAAGCTTCCGGAAAGACCGGCCCGAAACAGGCTCTTAAAGGCATCGACCTGGCGATTCCGCGCGGGGCGGTGTTCGGGCTGCTGGGGCCGAACGGGGCGGGCAAGTCCACGCTCATCAATATCATGGCGGGGCTGGTCAACAAGACCGGCGGCACGGTGTCGATCTGGGGAACCGACATCGACGCCCATCCGCGCCAGGCGCGGGCGTCGATTGGCGTGGTCCCCCAGGAACTGAACATGGACCCTTTTTTCACCCCGCGGGAAATGCTGGAGCTTCAGGCCGGCCTCTACGGCGTGCCCAAGGCCGAGCGCCGGACCGAAGAGCTGCTGGAGGCCGTCGGGTTGCGCGACAAGGCCGATGCCTACGCCCGGTCGCTGTCGGGCGGCATGAAGCGGCGGCTGATGGTGGCGAAGGCGATGGTGCACACCCCACCCGTCCTGGTGCTGGACGAACCGACCGCCGGCGTGGACGTGGAACTGCGCATCCAGCTGTGGGAGCATGTGCGCAAGCTGAACCGCGAGGGCTCGACGGTGCTGCTGACCACCCACTATCTGGAGGAGGCGCAGGAGTTGTGCGACTCCATCGCCATCATCAACCACGGCACGGTGGTGGCCTGCGAGCCGACCGCCACTCTGCTCCGCCGGGTGGACGCCAAGGCGCTGACCGTTCTGGTTGACCGCGATCTGGACGCCGTGCCGGCCGAACTGTCCGCCTTCACCGCCGAACTGGCCGAGCCGCGGCGCCTGGTCGTCCGCTACCAGCCGAGCCGCCAGCGGGTCGACGGCATCCTCGCCGCGCTGGCCGGGGCGGGGCTGGGGGTGGTCGATCTCAGCACCGAGGAATCGGACCTGGAGGACATCTTCCTGCAACTGACCGGCGGCGCGCACGCCCGGAAGGAGATCGCGCACGATGCGGCGTAG
- a CDS encoding PDC sensor domain-containing protein, with the protein MSKRFSLLLSTAAVLTMLGTLPAYAADPALEANVRKTVSPQTQTWLADPAVVDAVKAQNAQNKALDQAKIDAMDNDWKAAAKAKSANPTYDKIAANAVTKRLKEVTDKSNGRIVEILLMDNRGLNVAQTGGTSDYWQGDEPKWQKVYSGGSDLYMTDPEKDAETNAMLTEVSVPVLDPASKEKIGVAMIVLDTNKLGN; encoded by the coding sequence ATGTCCAAACGCTTTTCCCTGCTGCTGTCCACCGCGGCGGTTCTGACGATGCTCGGCACGCTGCCGGCCTACGCCGCCGATCCCGCCCTGGAAGCCAACGTCCGCAAGACGGTGAGCCCGCAGACCCAGACCTGGCTCGCCGACCCGGCGGTCGTCGACGCCGTCAAGGCCCAGAACGCTCAGAACAAGGCCCTCGACCAGGCCAAGATCGACGCCATGGACAATGACTGGAAAGCGGCGGCCAAGGCCAAGTCCGCCAACCCCACCTACGACAAGATCGCCGCCAACGCCGTGACCAAGCGCCTGAAGGAGGTGACGGACAAGAGCAACGGACGGATCGTGGAAATCCTGCTGATGGACAACCGCGGCCTGAACGTTGCCCAGACCGGCGGCACCTCCGACTACTGGCAGGGCGACGAGCCGAAGTGGCAGAAGGTCTACAGCGGCGGCTCCGACCTCTACATGACCGACCCCGAGAAGGACGCCGAGACGAACGCCATGCTGACCGAGGTCAGCGTTCCCGTGCTCGATCCCGCCAGCAAGGAGAAGATCGGCGTGGCGATGATCGTGCTCGACACCAACAAGCTCGGCAACTGA